Within Sinorhizobium sp. RAC02, the genomic segment CGGCGAGATCCTTCTGCCGGGAGACGAGGACGAGCAGGACCGGCAGAAGAGCCGCGTGAAGAGGCGGTTCTGGCCGGTTCTGAAGCGCGCAATGCGGCAGGTTCCCTTCTCCCGCGATCTCGTTGCCGCCTACTATTGCGCGCTCGATTCCCGCACGCCGGCCCGGGTTCGCGGCATCCTTCTGGCGGCACTTGCCTATTTCGTGCTGCCGCTCGACGGCATTCCCGATTTCTTCGCGCTTGTCGGCTTTTCCGACGATATTGCCGTGCTGACGGCGGCCTTCGCGGCGATCCGCGGGCACATCCGCCCCGATCACTATGTGGCCGCAGACAAGGCCATGGCGGACGAGCCGGACATGCAGGCTGCCGGTTAAACGGCGGTCCTGGACGGCATCTCCCGGTTGTTCGCGTAAACCGTGGTAGCGCCAGTCAAATTCTTGCCCTATTCCTTGTGCCATTAGGGGTTTCGACGGGTTTCTATCTCACCATATGGGGATCGGGGACGCCCGCCTTTCTTGCGAAGGCAGCGGCGGGTTCCTGACGCAAACTGTCCCGGTGCAGTGCGGAAACTCCACGTAAAATGCGTGTCTGTTGACGGTTTGGTAACCTGAATTAAGTCAAAATGAACCAAATCGTCATCATGCATGGCTTAAACCGGCATCGGGGGCGCCGCCTTCGGTCGGTACACCACAGGCAAGACAACCGGCAGGAAAACATGTTCGTAAGAAAGCTCGCAACCGCACTCGCCCTTGTCGTCGCGACCGCAGGCGTTGCCTCGGCCCAGACGCCGACGCGCATTCAGCAGTTCAATGCCTGGGGCGCCTATTCCTATCAGGCGAACGGCGGCAAGGTCTGCTACGTGCTCTCCGTGCCGAAGGACAAGAACCCGCCCGGCGTCGACCACGGCGATGTGTTCTTCCTGGTCTCGCAGCGCCCCGGCCAGAACATCAGCTACGAGCCGCAGGCGATGATGGGTTATCCGCTTCAGGAAAACTCCAAGGTCAACGTCGTCATCGACGGCCGGAGCTTCGCGATGTTCACCAAGGGCAATTCGGCCTGGGTGGAGAACGCTGCCGAAGAGCCGGCGCTCGTCGCGGCCATGCGCAGCGGCAAGGACATGCAGGTACAGGCGAAATCGCGCCGCGGCACGGGCACGTCCTACTCCTATTCGCTTTCCGGTATCTCGGCTGCGCTGAAGCAGATCGAAGGTTGCCGCTAACAGCCCTTGAATTTCGCAGTGTTGCAGTGAAAGGCCGGCTTTACGCCGGCCTTTTCGTTTGGGGCGATTATTCCGCCGGTTTCGTCACAAGCTGCGCGTCGCGGCTGCAGATCGCGCGGTACCAGACGTAGGAGACGATGGCGATCAGGCCCATGGTCGGGATGATCGTGCCGAAGGCGAAGAGGGGGAGCCCGATGGCGGCGGCGATGAGGCCGGCGATGAAGCCGGAGCCCATCTGGATGAAGCCCATGGCGGCAGATGCCGAGCCCGCAATGTGCGGGAAGGGTTCCATGGCGGCGGTCATCATGTAGGGCATGACGAAGGCGATGCCGAAGGCATAGATGCCCACCGGACCCATGACGCTGAGGAAGGTCGGCTCCAGCAGGTGCGAGGTGGCGGCGATCAGGATGCTGGCAATGCCGATGAAGCAGAGGCCTGGGAAGACGATGCGGGCCGGCGGCATTTTGCGCATCAGGAAACGCACGACGACGGTTCCGGCAAAGAAGAACCCCGATTGCATGAGCATGCCGACGCCGAATTCTGTAGGCGTCAGGCCGACCTTGCCGATCAGCACGAAGGGCAGCATGGTCGCCTGGCCATAGAGCGCGCCGACGGCGCCCGCCATGACGAGCGTGGCGGAGACGAAGCGGCTGCTGGTCGCGAGTTCGCGATAACCGCGCAGGATCGGGCCGATATGGCCCTTGGCCGGGTCCGGCGTCGTCGTCTCGGCCATGCAGAAATAGACCGCGCCGCAGGCGGTCAGTGCAAAGCCGACCATCAGGAAGAAGATCGACTGCCAGCCGAACAGGCCGAGCGCGAAGCCGCCAAGCGTCGGCGAGACGGCCGGGCCGATGGCCAGCATCATGCCCACCATGTTCATGATGCGGGCGGCCTCGGTGCCGGTGAACTGGTCGCGCACGATGGCGCGCGACACCGTCATGCCGACGGAGGCGCCGATGCCCTGGACGAGGCGGCCGGCGAGCAGCACTTCGACGCTCGGCGCGAAGGCGGCCATCAGGCTGCCGGCAAGGTAGACGCTCATGAAGATCAGCGTTGTCTTGCGCCGGCCAAGCACGTCCGACATGGTGCCGGACACCAGCTGCGACAGGGCGAAGCCGGCGAAGTAGAGCGACAGTGTCAGCTTGATCGCCGATTCCGTCGAGGCAAAGGCATGCACCAGTTCCGGCATGGCCGGTGTGTAGAGCGCCATGGAGACGGGGCCGAGCGCCACGAGGAAGGCGCTGATGATGCTGGTCCGGCGTTCGCTCATGCGTGGCGCCGTCATCGAATACCTTCCTTGACGAAGGCGAGTGCAGAACTGTCTTCCTCGAGTGCCACGAGATTGGCGCGCAGCTGCTTCAGCTGGCCGCGCATCACATCGATATCAGCCATGCCGATGCCGCTCGTCACGTGCTGCATCAGCTCGATCTGCTCGTCGCGGATGCTGGCGATGAGGCCGCCGGCGGCCGGCGTCGTGAAGATCAGCTTGGCACGGCGATCGACCGGATCGGCGCGGCGCTCGATGAAGCCAAGGCTCTGGAGGCGGTCGAGATAGGTGGAAAGCGTCATCGGTTCGATGCCCATGCGCTGGGCAATGTCGAGCTGCCGGCTGCCCTCCAGCGTGGCGATGCGCACCAGCGTGCGGGCCTCGCCCGGTGTCAGGCCGAGACCGGCGGTGGCGATGCGGCGCTCGAAAGCGCTACGCAGCATGCGGGCAACGTCGATGAGGACGAAACCGAGGGCGTCGGGATCGGGGCGAGGGGACATGATCACTTTCTGGCTTATTGTAAGTTCAACTTACTATACCGGGCCGAAATGAACAACGGCCAAGCCAGCGCTGCAACGCATGGCTGCCTTGCGAAACGACAAATGCGCCCTTGACGAACGCCTTCGCAGGCGCTGGAATGCCGTGAGATTCCAGAGGATTCCCGATGACCGGTTCGATGCTATTCGGCGCCTTCATGGCTGCCCTGCTTTATGTGCTCATTCCCGGGCCGGCTTTCCTCGCCCTTCTCGGCATCGGTGCCGGGCAGGGGCGCAAGGCGGGCGCACTGTTCATGGGCGGACATCTTGCCGGTGACCTGCTCTGGTCGAGCCTGGCGTTGGTGGCAATTGTCGGGGCCAAGACGATCGGCACCACGGTCTTCGATGTGCTCGGCCTGCTTTGTGGTTTCTATCTCGCCTGGATCGGCTGGTCGGCGCTCAGGGCAAAACCGCGCGCGGATGGCGGCGCGGTGATGACGGTCGACCGGCCGCTGCGCCGCGGGCTGATCTTCGGCCTCACCAACCCGAAGGGCTACCCGGTGGCGCTGGCGACCTTCACGGCGCTGCTTGCCGGTTCCTCGAACGCGCTTGATTTCGATGCGCTGCCGGCGCTGCTCGGCGTCTCGTTCTTCGGCTTCCTGATGGCGGATATCATCCTGGTCGCCATCATCGGCGCCGGCCTGGTGCGCCGCTTCTACCGGCGTCACGAACTGGCGATCGTGCGCCTGTCCGGCCTGCTCTTCATGGGCTTTGCCGTGCAGGCCGTCTGGCATGCGGCGCCCGGTCTCTTGGGCTGGCGCAAACCCTAGGCCGCGACGGCGGGGAAGCGGATCGTCACGCGCAGGCCTTTGTCGTCCGCACCGCTCTCCAGCGCCATCGTCGCATCGAAAAGCGCGGCGATTTCCTCGACGATCGGCAGGCCCAGCCCCATGCCCGGCGCGGTGTTGTGGTCGCCGCGGGAAAACCGCTGGCGCACGAGGCTGCGGCGCTCCCGGGGAATGCCGGGGCCGTTGTCCTCGACGATGAGGAGCACGGCATCGGCCGCCTCGCGCACGCGGACCGTCACTTCTGCGCCGTTGCCGGCATAGGCGATGGCGTTTTCCACGAGGTTGCGCAGAAGCTCACAGAAGAGCAGCGGTTCGGCGCGGGCAAGTGCCGGGCCGTCGCCTTCATAGCCGAGATCGATACCGGCTTCGGCTGCTGATGGCACGCGATCAGCCGTGAGCTGCTGGGCGAGCGCGGCGATATCTATTGGGGCCGGTTTCTGGGGCTCGTTGGAGCCGGCGGCGTCGATCTTGGCCATCAGCAGAAGCTGGGCGAGGATGCGCTCGGCATGTGCTACCGCCGCATCCCCCTTGCGGGCGGCCTCCTGCGCTTCCTCCAGCGTGCCGGCGCGGCTGGCGAGCGCCAGCTGGGTGCGGATGATGGCGAGCGGCGTGCGCAGCTGGTGGCTGGCATTGCCGGAAAAGTGGCGCAGCGCATCGAGTGCCGATTGCAGGCGCACCATGAAGGAATTGACCGTTTCGACCACGCCCTGCACCTCGCTCGGCACACGCTGCTCGATCGGGTGCAGGTCGTTCGGGCTGCGTTCGGCGATGGCGTCGCTGAGCCGATAGAGCGGGCGCAGCGATACGGTGACGGCGATCCCGACGATGGTGGCGGCACCGGCGATCATCATGGCAAGGCGCAGCGCCGAGCGAAACAGGATGGCCTGGGCCAATTGTCGGCGGGCGATGGTGGTTTCGGCGACGGTGACGGCGAAGGGCACGGAGTTGATGCCGGTCGAGGCCGAGCGTTGCAGCACGGCGATGCGGATCGGCTCGCCGCGGAAGGTTGCGTCCTGGAAGCCGATCGGCTGGCCCTGCATGTCATCGATGGTCGGCAGCGTCTGGTAGCCGGTGATGAACTGGCCCGGCGGGCCGTCGACCCGGTAGAACACGCGGTCCTGCGCGGCCGAGGTCAGCATTTCCAGCGCGACATAGGGGATGTCGACTTCGAGGCTGCCGTTTTCCGCTACCACGACGCGTTCGGCAATGGCGAGCGCCGAGCCGGCGAGCACCCGGTCGGAGACGGCGTTCGCCGTCTTCACGGCCTCCCAGTAGGTGTCGACGAGAGCGACGATGCCGATCACCGCCGTCGAGACGAGCAGCCAGAGCAGCAGGCGCCGACGAAGCGAGGAGGCGGGGGAGAGGGTCAAGCGGCGGGCGCCTTGTCGAGATAGTAGCCGATGCCGCGCGCGGTGCGCACGGTCAGGCCGTGCGGGGCCAGCCGTTTGCGGAGCCGGCTGACATATTGTTCGATGGCATTGGCGGAGAGATCGTCGTCGAAAGCGGCAAGCGACTGCATGATCGCCTCCTTGGCGACGACCTTGCCGGCGCGCATGAAGAGGATTTCGAGCAGGCCGACTTCGCGGGCCGGAATGTCGAGCGGCGCACCCTCGGCCGAGAAGGTGCGGGAGTTGAGATCGAGCGCGACGCCGCCGAAGGTGATGGCCGAGGAGCGCAGGCCCGCCTGGCGGCGCAACAGCATGCGCACGCGCGCCTCGAATTCAGAAATGTCGAAGGGTTTGATCATGTAGTCGTCGGCGCCGAGATCGAGGCCGCGCACCCGCTCCTCCGGGGCACCGCGCGCCGTCAGGATCAGCACGGAGGCCTTGTCCTTGCGGGCGCGCATGGCACGCAGCACATCGAGGCCGTCCATTTCCGGCAAGGTCAGGTCGAGAATGACGAGGTCGAAATTTTCCGACGCGATGGCGGCATCGGCAGACGCGCCGTCGCGCACCACGTCCACGGCATGGCCGGTGCCCTTGAGGATGGCGGACAGGCCGTCCGCCAGGGCATCATTGTCTTCGACCAGTAGAATGCGCACGTCGTTTCGTCCTCCTTGCGGAACTCTAACGGTGGCGCGTGCACTTGTGAACGGCCTCGCGCTTTGGCAAGGTCGCGCCATGCGTCTTGTCCTCATCCTTCTTGCCCTACTTGCGGTGCCCCTTCCGGCTTTTGCCGAGCCGACCTTCTTTCCGGCGCGCGACGGCAATGCGCAGGCGCCGGTGCTGGTCGTCTATTCGTCGCTCGACGAGCCGCTCGCCCGGCCGATGATCAGGGGCTTCCAGGAGGCCAATCCCGATGTCGCGGTGCGCTATGACGAGATGCTGACCGGCGAAGTGCACGATCGCATCGTGCGCGAGACGGATGCCGGCGAAAAGACGGCGGATTTTGCCTTCTCTTCGGCGATGGACCTGCAGGTCAAGCTCAGCAATGACGGTTATGCCCAGCGCAGTGACCTGCCGATGAGCGAGCGCTGGCCGCAATGGGCGAACTGGCGCAACACGGCCTATGCGCTGACCTTCGAGCCGGCCGTCTTCGTCTATCACAAGCCAAGCTTCAAGGATGAAAAGCCGCCCGCCTCGCGCGCCGAGTTCGTCGAGTACCTGAAACGGCAGGGTGAGAAGGTCTATGGCCGCATCGGCACCTATGACATCGAGCGTTCGGGCGTCGGCTTTCTGTTCATGGCGCGCGACCAGGAGCAGTTCGGCGATATCTGGACGGTGATCCAGGCGATGGGGGCGGCGGGGGTAAAACTCTATTCGACCAGCTCGGCCATCCTCGAGCGGGTCGCCGACGGGCGCTTCGTGCTCGGCTACAACATTCTCGGCTCCTATGCGGCGGACTGGGCCTCGCGCCACCCGGATGTCGGCATCGTCCTGCCGAAGGACTATACCGTCGTCATGTCGCGCATCGGCCTCGTGCCGCAGGCGGCCGCCTCCCCGGAACTCGGGCGGCGTTACCTCGCCTTCTTCATGTCGAAGGAGGGCCAGACCATCATGGCGCGCGAATTGCAGATCGCCGCCGTCAGCCCGGAGGTCTCCGGCTCGAACACGGCGCGCACCATGAGCGCGCTGCTCGGTGCGCAGCTGAAGCCGGTGCCGGTGAGCCCGGGCCTCATGGTCTATCTCGACCAGGTGAAGCGCGCGCGGCTGATTGCACGCTGGAACGAGGTTCTGCGCACGCAATAGCGCGGTCATGCTCGACCAGCGAATAGAGAGCCTGTCTATGTCAGGTAGATGTCAGCTTCTTGTGTTGGTTTAGGGGTCTTCAACGTCCGTGGAGGCGGACGGAAGACCGGGAGGAGACTTCAGCCAAAATTGCGCCCGCGAACCGACGTTCGCGTTGCCGTGGCCGATCCGTTCCTCCCTCCATAATCAACGATGCGCGAAACAAGCCGCGCCTGACGGAGGACACACTCTTGAAACATTTCTTCCTGGCATCCCTGATTGCCGGCGCCATGGCGCTTCCGGCCTTTGCTGCCGATTATTCGATCATCGCACCGGCAGGCCCGGGCGGCGGCTGGGACCAGACGGCCCGCTCGCTGCAGACGGTTCTGCAGGATGAGAAGATTTCCGGCAGCGTCCAGGTGGTGAACGTTCCGGGCGCCGGCGGCACGATCGGCCTTGCCCAGTTCGCCAGCCAGAATTCCGGCAATCCGAACGCGCTCATCGTCGGCGGCTACGTCATGGTCGGCGCAATCCTCACCAACCAGTCGCCGGTGACCCTCAAGGACGTCACGCCGATCGCCCGCCTGACCGGCGAGTACGAAGCGATCGTCGTTCCGGCCGCGTCGCCGATCCAGAACATGGACGATCTCGTCAAGGCGCTGAAGGCCGATCCGGGTGCCGTTTCCTGGGCTGGCGGTTCGGCCGGCGGCACGGACCACATCGCAGTCGGCCTGATCGCGAAGGCAGCCGGCGTCGACCCGACCAAGATCAACTACATCGCCTATTCCGGCGGTGGTGAAGCGCTTGCCGCGATCCTCGGCAACCAGGTGACGGCCGGCATTTCCGGCTACGGCGAGTTCGAAGCCCAGGTCAAGGCCGGCACGCTGCGCCTGATCGCCATCTCCAGCGCCGAGCGTGTCGAAGGCATCGATGCCCCGACCATCAAGGAAGGCGGCCTCGACGTCGTCGTTGAAAACTGGCGCATGGTGGCCGCAGCCCCCGGTCTTTCGGCCGAGCAGGTGGCCGCGGTCAATGCCGATATCGAGAAGGTTGTGAACTCCGATGCCTGGAAGGGCATCCTGAAGACCAAGGGCTGGCAGAACACCTATCTCGCCGGTGACGCCTTCAACGCCCAGCTCGACAAGGACATTGCTTCGACCGCAAGCATCCTCAAGGACATCGGGCTCGTCAAATGAGCGAGGTCCAGTCCTCCAACGAAAAGCGCCGCCCTGATAGGGCGGCGCTGGTCATCGCACCGGTCCTCTTCATCATCGCTGCCGTGATCTGGTGGGATGCCGGCCGCCTTGCGGAGATGAGCAACTATTCGCGCATCGGCCCCGCCACCGTGCCGCATGTCGTCGCCATCGGTCTGGCGCTGCTCGCCATCTGGACGGCGTTTG encodes:
- a CDS encoding YkvA family protein, which translates into the protein MDDVKIGEILLPGDEDEQDRQKSRVKRRFWPVLKRAMRQVPFSRDLVAAYYCALDSRTPARVRGILLAALAYFVLPLDGIPDFFALVGFSDDIAVLTAAFAAIRGHIRPDHYVAADKAMADEPDMQAAG
- a CDS encoding invasion associated locus B family protein; the protein is MFVRKLATALALVVATAGVASAQTPTRIQQFNAWGAYSYQANGGKVCYVLSVPKDKNPPGVDHGDVFFLVSQRPGQNISYEPQAMMGYPLQENSKVNVVIDGRSFAMFTKGNSAWVENAAEEPALVAAMRSGKDMQVQAKSRRGTGTSYSYSLSGISAALKQIEGCR
- a CDS encoding multidrug effflux MFS transporter, which produces MTAPRMSERRTSIISAFLVALGPVSMALYTPAMPELVHAFASTESAIKLTLSLYFAGFALSQLVSGTMSDVLGRRKTTLIFMSVYLAGSLMAAFAPSVEVLLAGRLVQGIGASVGMTVSRAIVRDQFTGTEAARIMNMVGMMLAIGPAVSPTLGGFALGLFGWQSIFFLMVGFALTACGAVYFCMAETTTPDPAKGHIGPILRGYRELATSSRFVSATLVMAGAVGALYGQATMLPFVLIGKVGLTPTEFGVGMLMQSGFFFAGTVVVRFLMRKMPPARIVFPGLCFIGIASILIAATSHLLEPTFLSVMGPVGIYAFGIAFVMPYMMTAAMEPFPHIAGSASAAMGFIQMGSGFIAGLIAAAIGLPLFAFGTIIPTMGLIAIVSYVWYRAICSRDAQLVTKPAE
- a CDS encoding MarR family winged helix-turn-helix transcriptional regulator is translated as MSPRPDPDALGFVLIDVARMLRSAFERRIATAGLGLTPGEARTLVRIATLEGSRQLDIAQRMGIEPMTLSTYLDRLQSLGFIERRADPVDRRAKLIFTTPAAGGLIASIRDEQIELMQHVTSGIGMADIDVMRGQLKQLRANLVALEEDSSALAFVKEGIR
- a CDS encoding LysE family translocator; amino-acid sequence: MTGSMLFGAFMAALLYVLIPGPAFLALLGIGAGQGRKAGALFMGGHLAGDLLWSSLALVAIVGAKTIGTTVFDVLGLLCGFYLAWIGWSALRAKPRADGGAVMTVDRPLRRGLIFGLTNPKGYPVALATFTALLAGSSNALDFDALPALLGVSFFGFLMADIILVAIIGAGLVRRFYRRHELAIVRLSGLLFMGFAVQAVWHAAPGLLGWRKP
- a CDS encoding sensor histidine kinase; protein product: MTLSPASSLRRRLLLWLLVSTAVIGIVALVDTYWEAVKTANAVSDRVLAGSALAIAERVVVAENGSLEVDIPYVALEMLTSAAQDRVFYRVDGPPGQFITGYQTLPTIDDMQGQPIGFQDATFRGEPIRIAVLQRSASTGINSVPFAVTVAETTIARRQLAQAILFRSALRLAMMIAGAATIVGIAVTVSLRPLYRLSDAIAERSPNDLHPIEQRVPSEVQGVVETVNSFMVRLQSALDALRHFSGNASHQLRTPLAIIRTQLALASRAGTLEEAQEAARKGDAAVAHAERILAQLLLMAKIDAAGSNEPQKPAPIDIAALAQQLTADRVPSAAEAGIDLGYEGDGPALARAEPLLFCELLRNLVENAIAYAGNGAEVTVRVREAADAVLLIVEDNGPGIPRERRSLVRQRFSRGDHNTAPGMGLGLPIVEEIAALFDATMALESGADDKGLRVTIRFPAVAA
- a CDS encoding response regulator transcription factor, with translation MRILLVEDNDALADGLSAILKGTGHAVDVVRDGASADAAIASENFDLVILDLTLPEMDGLDVLRAMRARKDKASVLILTARGAPEERVRGLDLGADDYMIKPFDISEFEARVRMLLRRQAGLRSSAITFGGVALDLNSRTFSAEGAPLDIPAREVGLLEILFMRAGKVVAKEAIMQSLAAFDDDLSANAIEQYVSRLRKRLAPHGLTVRTARGIGYYLDKAPAA
- a CDS encoding ABC transporter substrate-binding protein; amino-acid sequence: MRLVLILLALLAVPLPAFAEPTFFPARDGNAQAPVLVVYSSLDEPLARPMIRGFQEANPDVAVRYDEMLTGEVHDRIVRETDAGEKTADFAFSSAMDLQVKLSNDGYAQRSDLPMSERWPQWANWRNTAYALTFEPAVFVYHKPSFKDEKPPASRAEFVEYLKRQGEKVYGRIGTYDIERSGVGFLFMARDQEQFGDIWTVIQAMGAAGVKLYSTSSAILERVADGRFVLGYNILGSYAADWASRHPDVGIVLPKDYTVVMSRIGLVPQAAASPELGRRYLAFFMSKEGQTIMARELQIAAVSPEVSGSNTARTMSALLGAQLKPVPVSPGLMVYLDQVKRARLIARWNEVLRTQ
- a CDS encoding tripartite tricarboxylate transporter substrate binding protein; protein product: MKHFFLASLIAGAMALPAFAADYSIIAPAGPGGGWDQTARSLQTVLQDEKISGSVQVVNVPGAGGTIGLAQFASQNSGNPNALIVGGYVMVGAILTNQSPVTLKDVTPIARLTGEYEAIVVPAASPIQNMDDLVKALKADPGAVSWAGGSAGGTDHIAVGLIAKAAGVDPTKINYIAYSGGGEALAAILGNQVTAGISGYGEFEAQVKAGTLRLIAISSAERVEGIDAPTIKEGGLDVVVENWRMVAAAPGLSAEQVAAVNADIEKVVNSDAWKGILKTKGWQNTYLAGDAFNAQLDKDIASTASILKDIGLVK